Proteins encoded together in one uncultured Desulfosarcina sp. window:
- a CDS encoding nitronate monooxygenase yields the protein MLLDRFFEKGRQFLGCETPIMCGAMTWVSDPKLVSHMARCGGFGLLAGGNAPVEILREQIEETRSLTERPFGVNLITIAPAYQEQLDMVCEMGCRVIVFAGSIPRENEIQRAKDSGARVICFASTEQLALKLIKMGTDALILEGSEAGGHIGPVSLTVLVQQILFNVDTVPIFVAGGIATGRMMAHLLMMGAAGIQMGTRFVMCEECAVHPEFKETFRKAKARDAVATPQFDSRLPVIPVRALKNVGTNEFGRLQLDLLRKLDDNAIDRTEAQYEVERFWMGALKNAVVDGDMKNGSLMAGQSVGLADKILPLQGIFDELIDDAEKEMQRLAQRFNNSCG from the coding sequence ATGCTCCTGGATCGATTTTTTGAAAAAGGAAGGCAGTTTCTGGGGTGCGAGACACCCATTATGTGCGGTGCCATGACCTGGGTGAGCGATCCCAAACTGGTGAGCCACATGGCCCGCTGCGGCGGTTTCGGGCTTCTGGCCGGCGGCAACGCGCCCGTCGAGATCCTGCGGGAACAGATCGAAGAAACCCGGTCACTTACCGAGCGGCCTTTCGGCGTCAATCTGATCACCATTGCGCCGGCTTACCAGGAACAGTTGGATATGGTCTGCGAAATGGGCTGCCGGGTCATCGTTTTTGCCGGGTCCATTCCCCGGGAAAATGAAATCCAGCGGGCCAAGGACAGCGGAGCCCGGGTCATCTGCTTCGCCTCCACCGAACAGCTGGCCCTGAAACTCATTAAAATGGGCACCGATGCCCTGATTCTGGAAGGTTCCGAGGCCGGGGGGCATATCGGTCCGGTCTCCCTGACGGTTCTGGTCCAGCAGATTCTGTTTAACGTGGACACGGTGCCCATCTTTGTGGCCGGCGGCATTGCCACCGGCCGGATGATGGCCCACCTGCTGATGATGGGCGCTGCCGGCATCCAGATGGGCACGCGCTTTGTCATGTGCGAAGAGTGCGCCGTGCATCCCGAATTCAAGGAAACCTTCAGAAAGGCCAAGGCCCGCGACGCCGTGGCTACGCCGCAGTTCGACAGCCGCCTTCCCGTGATCCCCGTACGGGCCCTGAAAAACGTGGGAACCAACGAATTCGGCCGGCTGCAACTGGATCTGCTCAGGAAGCTGGACGACAACGCCATCGATCGCACCGAGGCCCAGTACGAAGTGGAGCGCTTCTGGATGGGCGCCCTGAAAAATGCAGTTGTCGATGGGGACATGAAAAACGGATCTCTCATGGCCGGCCAGAGCGTGGGACTGGCGGACAAAATCCTGCCGTTGCAGGGGATTTTCGATGAATTGATCGACGATGCCGAAAAAGAGATGCAGCGGCTGGCCCAACGATTTAATAATTCTTGCGGTTAA
- a CDS encoding beta-ketoacyl-ACP synthase III, whose protein sequence is MPYAATITGTGCAFPRNRVTNKDIVQRLEKDNIITNDQWICERTGIRERRFSDLENSEEHNSSLGVAAARKALDMAGRTPEQIDQILYATCTPDTLIPSTACWLQHKIGAPQAWAMDVNAACSGFVYGLATAEKFIQSGHTKTALVVGAEVLNPFINWKDRGSCILFGDGAGAAVVERTEPDAPARILSSHLLSDGNLWELLYIPAGGSRMEVTPGRFSKNLHKMRMYGKEIFKVAVRTLAEFANRALESNGYCIDDVDWFIPHQANYRIIEAVAKRLRCPMEKIVVNVDLYGNTSAATIPTALDQAVRDGRIQKGQLILLDSFGAGLTYGAILMRW, encoded by the coding sequence ATGCCTTACGCTGCAACGATTACCGGAACCGGTTGCGCGTTTCCCCGCAATCGAGTGACCAATAAAGACATTGTCCAGCGGTTGGAAAAGGACAACATTATCACCAACGATCAGTGGATTTGTGAACGCACCGGGATCCGCGAGCGCCGGTTCTCCGATCTGGAAAATAGCGAAGAGCACAACTCCTCCCTCGGGGTGGCGGCCGCCCGAAAGGCCCTTGACATGGCCGGACGAACCCCTGAACAGATCGATCAGATCCTTTATGCCACTTGCACGCCGGATACGCTGATTCCTTCAACCGCCTGCTGGCTGCAGCATAAAATCGGTGCTCCCCAGGCCTGGGCTATGGACGTCAATGCCGCCTGCTCGGGGTTTGTGTACGGTCTTGCAACGGCGGAGAAATTCATCCAATCCGGCCATACGAAAACGGCGCTGGTGGTGGGGGCCGAGGTGCTCAATCCTTTCATCAACTGGAAGGATCGGGGCTCGTGCATCCTTTTCGGTGACGGCGCCGGCGCGGCTGTAGTGGAGCGTACCGAACCCGATGCACCGGCCCGCATCCTTTCCAGCCACCTGCTTTCGGATGGCAACTTGTGGGAACTGCTCTACATTCCTGCCGGGGGATCGCGCATGGAGGTGACTCCGGGACGCTTTTCCAAGAATCTTCACAAGATGCGCATGTACGGCAAAGAGATCTTCAAGGTGGCCGTTCGGACCCTGGCCGAATTCGCCAACCGGGCGCTGGAGAGCAACGGATACTGCATCGACGATGTGGACTGGTTCATTCCCCACCAGGCCAACTATCGGATTATCGAGGCGGTCGCCAAGCGTCTTCGTTGCCCCATGGAAAAGATCGTGGTCAACGTTGATCTGTACGGCAATACCTCGGCGGCCACCATTCCCACGGCACTGGACCAGGCGGTGCGGGACGGCCGGATCCAGAAAGGTCAATTGATTCTGCTGGATTCTTTTGGGGCGGGGCTCACCTACGGAGCCATCCTCATGCGCTGGTAG
- the mpl gene encoding UDP-N-acetylmuramate:L-alanyl-gamma-D-glutamyl-meso-diaminopimelate ligase: MIHPEHNRIPKTVKTIHLIAVCGTAMGALACMLKDKGFAITGSDTKVYPPMSRFLAEKGIDVMSGFDAAHLSYRPDLVVVGNAVSRDNAEVQATGQMGLAYCSMPQAVNRFAAAGKRQLLVAGTHGKTTTSSLLAWILFCAKRDPSFIIGGIVSNFSSNYRTGSGDCIVLEADEYDTAFFDKGPKFLHYSPDATVLTSIEFDHADIYRDLNHVRSAFEKFVAAMDSNSLLVHVDDDANVADIIGSAQCTCRSYGMLPDSNWRLEDMAIDPPATRFRVIRDGRDFGVFRTRMIGRHNLKNILAAIAVADRLDVPPKVIAEALEHFAGVKRRQEIRGEKRGIIVIDDFAHHPTAVRETLGAVREHFSKSRLIAVFEPRTHSSMRKVFQQEYVSVFDPADRICIREPSQLGKVPEGERLSSRQLVEDLTKRGKDAAHFENTEGIIDDLAASSISGDVILIMSNGGFDNIHERLLEAL; encoded by the coding sequence ATGATTCATCCGGAACACAACCGTATCCCGAAAACGGTAAAAACCATCCATCTGATTGCGGTTTGTGGAACGGCCATGGGTGCGCTGGCCTGCATGCTCAAGGATAAAGGGTTTGCAATCACCGGTTCGGACACCAAAGTCTATCCGCCCATGAGTCGATTTTTAGCGGAAAAGGGCATTGACGTCATGTCCGGCTTCGATGCCGCACACCTGTCGTACCGGCCGGACCTGGTGGTGGTCGGCAACGCCGTTTCGCGGGACAATGCCGAAGTGCAGGCGACCGGGCAAATGGGGCTGGCCTACTGCTCCATGCCCCAAGCGGTCAATCGTTTTGCCGCCGCTGGCAAACGGCAGCTTTTAGTAGCCGGCACCCATGGCAAAACCACGACGTCGTCCCTGCTGGCCTGGATCCTTTTTTGCGCCAAGCGTGATCCATCGTTCATTATTGGCGGCATCGTTTCCAATTTCAGCAGCAACTACCGCACCGGAAGCGGAGACTGCATCGTCCTGGAGGCGGACGAGTACGATACCGCCTTTTTCGACAAGGGACCCAAATTCTTGCATTATAGCCCGGATGCAACCGTTTTGACCAGCATCGAGTTCGACCATGCCGATATTTATCGGGACCTGAACCATGTCCGAAGCGCTTTCGAAAAATTTGTAGCCGCCATGGATTCCAACTCGCTCCTGGTTCATGTTGACGACGATGCCAATGTTGCCGACATCATCGGATCGGCCCAATGCACCTGCCGCTCTTACGGCATGTTGCCGGATTCCAACTGGCGGCTGGAAGATATGGCTATCGATCCGCCGGCTACCCGGTTCCGGGTTATTCGGGACGGTCGCGATTTCGGGGTATTCAGGACCCGCATGATCGGCCGGCACAATCTTAAAAATATTCTGGCGGCCATCGCGGTGGCGGATCGTCTGGACGTGCCGCCGAAGGTTATTGCCGAAGCCCTGGAACATTTTGCCGGCGTGAAGCGTCGCCAGGAGATCCGGGGAGAAAAGCGCGGCATCATTGTCATCGACGATTTCGCCCATCACCCCACCGCCGTCCGGGAGACCCTCGGTGCGGTACGGGAGCATTTCTCAAAAAGCCGTTTGATCGCCGTTTTCGAACCGCGAACCCATTCCAGCATGCGCAAGGTTTTTCAGCAGGAGTATGTATCCGTCTTCGATCCGGCGGATCGTATTTGCATCCGCGAGCCGTCGCAGCTTGGAAAAGTTCCCGAGGGCGAACGCCTCTCCAGCCGGCAACTGGTCGAAGATCTGACCAAAAGAGGAAAGGATGCCGCCCATTTCGAGAATACCGAGGGGATTATCGACGATCTGGCGGCTTCATCAATCAGCGGCGATGTGATCCTGATCATGTCCAACGGGGGCTTCGACAATATCCATGAAAGGCTGCTGGAAGCATTGTAA
- a CDS encoding Sir2 family NAD-dependent protein deacetylase — protein sequence MSMLEAKEVLAETVRGRGRITVLTGAGISAESGIPTFRGPEGFWTVGSREYHPQEMATFNMFSKDPESVWVWYLYRMGLCKQAHPNAGHLALTSMEERIGDRFTLITQNVDNLHIRAGSSLERTYQIHGNIFFTRCASSCTNAILPLADPLPSKEKGGSLTDEEKDLLRCPACGGWLRPHVLWFDETYDERNYRFNSALETAQRTRLLITVGTAGATTLPNHIVNIVYSNGGQMIDINVADNPFAHVARQSDRGIFIQRASSEALEQLAGTIDDKNSDL from the coding sequence ATGAGCATGCTGGAGGCAAAGGAAGTGCTGGCCGAAACGGTCCGCGGCAGGGGCAGGATCACTGTTCTCACCGGTGCGGGCATATCGGCGGAAAGCGGTATCCCCACCTTCAGGGGGCCGGAAGGATTCTGGACCGTGGGATCGCGGGAGTATCATCCCCAGGAAATGGCGACTTTTAACATGTTCAGCAAAGATCCGGAAAGCGTTTGGGTGTGGTACCTGTACCGCATGGGCCTGTGCAAGCAGGCGCACCCCAACGCCGGACACCTGGCCTTGACGTCCATGGAAGAGCGTATCGGGGACCGGTTCACGCTGATCACCCAAAATGTGGATAATCTCCACATCCGGGCAGGCAGCAGCCTCGAGAGGACCTACCAGATCCACGGCAACATTTTCTTCACCCGCTGCGCTTCTTCCTGCACGAACGCCATCCTCCCGCTTGCGGACCCCTTGCCCTCCAAGGAAAAAGGCGGCTCGCTCACCGATGAGGAAAAGGATCTTCTCAGGTGCCCGGCTTGCGGCGGCTGGCTTCGACCCCATGTTCTGTGGTTCGACGAAACTTACGACGAGCGCAATTACCGTTTCAACAGCGCCCTGGAGACCGCCCAACGCACCCGGCTTCTGATCACCGTAGGCACGGCCGGCGCGACTACACTGCCCAATCATATCGTAAACATAGTTTACAGCAACGGCGGGCAAATGATCGACATCAATGTGGCCGACAATCCCTTTGCCCATGTAGCCAGGCAGTCGGATCGCGGCATCTTTATCCAGCGTGCCAGCAGCGAAGCCCTGGAGCAACTGGCCGGCACCATTGACGATAAAAATTCCGATCTTTAA
- a CDS encoding sigma 54-interacting transcriptional regulator encodes MKTDTCEANAPIGQLKAISSWVSSVQDLDKLLQLIIESATGVVQAEAASLLLLDPKINALYFKVATGAKRDEVKDFTVKVGQGIAGHVAQTGQPLLIADAKKDNRWMREISDRIDYETRSMACVPLLINDKVIGVIQVINKKDNTQFTSADMDVLEEFSSLAALAIGSARSLEQVRQENQDLKKELGEKHQIIGKSITLQKVLEDAQKLSRSKTTALIQGESGTGKELVARLIHRESPRKDKPLVVLNCAALPETLLESELFGYEKGAFTGATGRKIGKFEAAHEGTLFLDEIGEMAPGIQAKLLRVLQEGVFYRVGGNTPITVDVRVLSATNKKLKKEVEEGKFREDLYYRLNVVQLSIPPLRERLEDVSFLAEHFLDVFKKETGLSGLTISEAAMEKMSLYNWPGNIRELRNAIERAVVMGNGKTIMPEDLPIAASLPKFAGLKVGITLDEALNEFKKEFILLNLKHTGGNRSKAAKIMDIQRTYLSRLITRYEIRDLA; translated from the coding sequence ATGAAAACGGATACTTGTGAAGCAAACGCCCCCATCGGTCAGCTGAAAGCCATTTCGTCCTGGGTTTCCAGCGTTCAGGATCTGGACAAATTGCTCCAGTTGATCATCGAGTCGGCCACGGGCGTCGTCCAGGCGGAAGCCGCATCCCTGCTCTTGCTGGACCCCAAGATCAACGCGCTTTACTTCAAGGTGGCCACCGGCGCCAAGAGAGACGAAGTCAAGGATTTCACCGTCAAAGTGGGCCAGGGAATCGCCGGCCATGTTGCCCAGACCGGCCAGCCGCTGCTGATCGCCGATGCAAAAAAAGACAACCGCTGGATGCGGGAAATCAGCGACCGCATCGACTACGAAACCCGCTCCATGGCATGCGTGCCCCTGTTGATCAACGACAAAGTCATCGGCGTCATCCAGGTCATCAACAAAAAAGACAACACCCAATTCACTTCGGCGGACATGGATGTTCTCGAGGAATTCTCAAGCCTCGCCGCCCTGGCCATCGGCAGTGCCCGAAGCCTCGAACAGGTTCGCCAGGAGAATCAGGATCTGAAAAAGGAATTGGGGGAAAAGCACCAGATTATCGGCAAAAGTATTACCCTTCAAAAAGTGCTCGAAGATGCCCAGAAACTTTCCCGTTCCAAGACCACCGCCCTGATCCAGGGGGAAAGCGGTACCGGAAAAGAGCTGGTGGCGCGATTGATCCATCGGGAAAGCCCCCGCAAGGACAAGCCGCTGGTGGTGCTCAATTGTGCCGCCCTGCCTGAAACCCTGCTTGAATCCGAACTTTTCGGGTATGAAAAGGGAGCCTTTACCGGTGCGACCGGCCGTAAAATCGGAAAGTTCGAAGCCGCCCACGAGGGAACCCTTTTTCTGGACGAAATTGGCGAAATGGCCCCGGGCATCCAGGCAAAACTGCTGCGCGTGCTGCAGGAAGGCGTTTTTTACCGGGTCGGGGGGAATACCCCCATCACCGTGGACGTACGGGTGCTCTCCGCCACCAATAAAAAACTTAAAAAAGAGGTGGAAGAGGGAAAGTTCCGTGAGGACCTGTACTATCGGCTCAATGTGGTCCAGCTCAGCATCCCGCCGCTGCGCGAGCGCCTGGAAGACGTTTCTTTCCTGGCCGAACATTTTCTCGACGTATTTAAAAAGGAAACCGGCCTGTCCGGGCTGACCATATCCGAAGCGGCCATGGAAAAGATGTCCCTGTATAACTGGCCCGGCAACATTCGTGAACTGCGCAACGCCATCGAACGCGCCGTAGTCATGGGCAACGGAAAAACGATCATGCCGGAGGACCTGCCCATTGCAGCCTCGCTGCCCAAGTTCGCCGGCTTGAAAGTAGGGATTACCCTCGACGAAGCCCTCAACGAGTTCAAAAAGGAATTCATCCTGCTCAACCTGAAGCATACCGGCGGCAATCGCAGTAAGGCCGCGAAAATAATGGATATTCAACGAACCTACCTCTCTCGTTTGATCACCCGCTACGAAATCCGCGATCTTGCCTGA
- a CDS encoding M23 family metallopeptidase, which produces MKKKLTLLIFDAAGTPVRQTRVPRMLIPMAAFAFLAVAVALYLGISDYLRLRNESKHLASLRSALQAQEERIAHQQDQIVSFSNKIDAMKTQLATLHNFEQKIRIIANLETDDGGASLFGVGGSEPEDMDPASMMEQDYRELVRDMHVQINEIDQASHTQEVSFSSLFSKLEGKRNLLAATPSIRPVTGWVSSRFGRRESPFTGRREFHRGLDIANRAGTPIIAPADGIVTYAGSKGLMGNMTVIDHGFGMVTRYGHCKEILKKKGERVKRGETIALMGNTGRSTGPHLHYEVRLNGVAVNPMNYFLN; this is translated from the coding sequence ATGAAAAAGAAACTGACCCTATTGATTTTTGATGCTGCCGGCACGCCCGTCCGACAGACCCGTGTTCCCCGAATGCTGATTCCCATGGCGGCCTTCGCCTTTCTGGCAGTGGCGGTGGCCCTGTATCTGGGCATTTCGGACTACCTGCGCCTGAGAAACGAATCCAAACATCTCGCCAGCCTCCGCTCGGCCCTGCAGGCGCAGGAAGAACGCATCGCCCACCAGCAGGATCAGATCGTTTCGTTCTCGAACAAGATCGATGCAATGAAAACCCAGTTGGCCACGCTTCACAATTTCGAACAGAAAATTCGAATCATCGCCAACCTGGAAACCGACGATGGCGGGGCGAGCCTGTTCGGTGTGGGCGGGTCCGAACCGGAAGATATGGATCCTGCGTCCATGATGGAACAGGACTACCGGGAACTGGTCAGAGACATGCACGTTCAGATCAATGAAATCGACCAGGCCTCCCATACCCAGGAAGTCTCTTTCTCTTCGCTTTTCAGCAAGTTGGAGGGAAAACGGAACCTGTTGGCTGCCACTCCGTCCATCCGCCCCGTAACGGGTTGGGTATCGTCACGCTTCGGTCGCCGGGAATCGCCGTTCACCGGGCGCCGCGAATTTCACCGAGGTCTCGACATCGCCAACCGGGCAGGCACACCGATCATTGCCCCGGCCGACGGCATCGTTACCTATGCCGGCAGTAAAGGACTCATGGGCAATATGACGGTAATCGACCACGGGTTCGGCATGGTGACCCGGTATGGGCATTGCAAGGAAATCCTCAAGAAAAAAGGAGAACGCGTCAAACGTGGAGAAACCATCGCACTCATGGGCAACACCGGTCGAAGCACCGGCCCGCATTTGCACTACGAGGTCCGTTTGAACGGTGTCGCCGTCAACCCAATGAATTATTTTTTGAATTGA
- the hemL gene encoding glutamate-1-semialdehyde 2,1-aminomutase, translating into MKRDRSAALFKRSQELIPGGVNSPVRACRSVGTQPLFIESGEGCRLFDADGNAFIDYIGSWGPMILGHRHPSVTAAIAAAMEKGTSFGAPTELEIELAQQVVDAIDSLEMVRMVNSGTEATMSAIRLARGFTGRDMIIKFDGCYHGHADTLLVEAGSGVATLNIPGSPGVPEAFVSHTLSLPYNDIDTIKKVMSKQGDRIACIIVEPVAGNMGLVPPCDGFLETLQETTEQYGAVLIFDEVMTGFRVAFGGAQQRYGITPDLSCFGKIIGGGLPVGAYGGRRDIMAHIAPQGPVYQAGTLSGNPLAMAAGIATLKLLQAPGFYEDLEAKAERLIAGLRDLAKKHNIPVCCNRVGAMMGMFFTDGPVNNFADAKTSDLERFSLYYRGMLENGIFLAPSQFEAFFISAAHDDAVIDHTLAAAERVFAQL; encoded by the coding sequence ATGAAAAGAGACAGATCCGCGGCACTGTTCAAACGGTCCCAGGAATTGATCCCCGGCGGAGTGAACAGCCCGGTCAGGGCCTGCCGGTCCGTGGGCACCCAGCCGCTGTTTATCGAAAGTGGTGAAGGCTGCCGCCTGTTCGACGCTGACGGCAATGCCTTTATCGATTACATCGGTTCCTGGGGGCCGATGATTTTAGGGCACCGCCATCCTTCGGTAACGGCGGCCATTGCCGCTGCCATGGAAAAAGGCACCAGCTTCGGGGCGCCGACCGAACTGGAGATTGAACTGGCGCAACAGGTCGTGGATGCGATCGACTCTCTGGAAATGGTGCGCATGGTCAACTCGGGAACCGAAGCCACCATGAGCGCCATTCGACTGGCAAGGGGCTTTACCGGCAGGGATATGATCATCAAATTCGACGGCTGCTATCACGGGCATGCGGACACCCTGCTGGTGGAAGCCGGCTCCGGGGTCGCCACGCTCAATATCCCCGGCAGCCCCGGGGTGCCGGAAGCGTTCGTGTCGCACACCCTTTCTTTGCCCTATAACGACATCGATACGATCAAAAAAGTGATGTCGAAACAAGGAGATCGGATCGCCTGTATCATCGTGGAGCCGGTGGCTGGAAACATGGGGCTGGTGCCGCCTTGCGACGGGTTTCTCGAAACCCTTCAAGAAACGACCGAACAATACGGAGCCGTTCTCATTTTTGATGAAGTGATGACCGGTTTCCGGGTGGCCTTCGGAGGGGCCCAGCAGCGCTACGGAATTACCCCCGATCTTTCCTGTTTCGGCAAGATTATCGGCGGGGGCCTTCCCGTGGGGGCGTACGGCGGACGCAGAGACATTATGGCTCACATCGCCCCCCAGGGGCCGGTCTACCAGGCCGGCACCCTTTCCGGCAATCCGCTGGCCATGGCTGCCGGAATTGCGACCCTGAAACTGCTCCAGGCTCCCGGGTTTTATGAAGATCTGGAGGCAAAGGCCGAACGGTTGATCGCCGGGCTGCGGGATTTGGCGAAAAAGCACAATATTCCCGTTTGCTGCAATCGCGTGGGCGCCATGATGGGTATGTTTTTTACCGATGGTCCGGTCAACAACTTTGCGGACGCCAAAACATCGGACCTGGAACGGTTCTCCCTTTATTACCGGGGGATGCTGGAAAACGGAATTTTTCTGGCGCCATCGCAGTTCGAGGCGTTCTTTATTTCCGCGGCCCACGATGACGCCGTCATCGATCATACCCTTGCAGCAGCCGAACGGGTCTTCGCCCAATTGTAA
- a CDS encoding RNA 2'-phosphotransferase — translation MKHIQKVKKLAKFLDYLLGRRPDEFGLCPDEDGYVKVKDLIKALGEEDGWGYVRQSHLREVTAALPCPSVELSGKRVRAVDRSQLVVPDFPATVPKLLYYPIRQRAYPVVLEKGVKPTSENPKIVLARERSMAERLGKRMDASPVILTVNTDQLTRLGAALNAFGNVLFLVDSLPVGSFSGPPPPKKPPETKVAEKSPPPAAPKTPGSYLVDLSSEPGSKNKPVKKDRKLKNEWKRERKRRNRR, via the coding sequence ATGAAACACATCCAAAAAGTCAAAAAGCTGGCCAAATTTCTCGACTACCTGCTCGGGCGGCGCCCGGACGAGTTCGGCCTTTGCCCGGACGAAGACGGCTACGTAAAAGTCAAGGATCTGATAAAGGCGCTCGGCGAAGAGGACGGCTGGGGGTATGTCCGTCAGAGCCATCTTCGCGAAGTCACGGCAGCCCTGCCCTGCCCGTCTGTTGAACTGTCCGGGAAGCGGGTTCGGGCGGTGGACCGCTCCCAACTTGTCGTTCCGGATTTCCCCGCAACCGTCCCCAAGCTGTTGTACTATCCCATTCGACAGCGGGCCTATCCGGTCGTTCTGGAAAAGGGCGTAAAACCGACAAGTGAAAATCCCAAGATCGTGCTTGCCCGGGAGCGGTCCATGGCCGAACGTCTGGGCAAGCGCATGGATGCTTCGCCGGTTATTCTGACGGTGAACACGGACCAACTGACCCGTCTGGGCGCCGCGCTGAATGCTTTTGGCAACGTTTTGTTTCTGGTGGACAGTCTTCCGGTGGGCAGTTTCAGCGGGCCGCCTCCTCCGAAAAAGCCCCCGGAAACCAAGGTTGCGGAAAAATCCCCACCTCCGGCGGCGCCGAAAACACCGGGAAGCTACCTGGTGGATCTTTCCAGTGAACCGGGGTCGAAAAACAAACCCGTGAAGAAAGACCGCAAACTCAAGAATGAATGGAAGCGGGAGCGCAAACGCAGAAACAGACGCTAA
- a CDS encoding tyrosine-type recombinase/integrase translates to MGCYKRKIKRGTFWRYVGSYRNVQYSSKAIYKTKRDAEKAERIRIDEIEGDLNNPRPSVSFYELCQQRLDYLEATKSVSYYQDNQRTFKKLIALWGKDTDISEISRPMVHKYLLSESVRLREAGKDNFEVNAQLRYIRALFGYAINELEVLDINPTRKLKFYPTVKKLKYIPQDSDIDKVCCACWEHQQKLIIFCLESGCRVSEALRATDNDIDLDMGLLTLWTRKKRDSHLTYRRIPLPERLRPYKDGKGRLFKEWREYPRFLEKTCREIGVKPFGFHAFRHRYASLLARDRLPLTTIQACLGHDSAVTTAKYLQALGFQY, encoded by the coding sequence ATGGGATGCTACAAACGAAAAATTAAAAGAGGCACCTTCTGGCGCTATGTCGGAAGCTACCGTAATGTGCAGTATTCTTCCAAGGCCATCTACAAGACCAAACGGGATGCGGAAAAGGCAGAGCGCATCAGGATAGACGAAATAGAAGGGGACCTCAATAATCCCAGACCCTCCGTTTCCTTTTATGAACTCTGCCAGCAACGTCTTGATTACCTTGAAGCAACTAAATCCGTATCATATTACCAGGACAACCAACGGACATTCAAAAAGCTGATCGCTTTGTGGGGCAAGGACACGGATATTTCCGAAATTTCCCGGCCCATGGTCCATAAATACCTCTTAAGCGAATCAGTAAGATTAAGAGAAGCCGGAAAGGACAATTTCGAGGTCAACGCTCAACTGCGCTATATCCGTGCCCTGTTTGGTTACGCCATCAATGAGCTTGAAGTCCTGGACATCAATCCCACCCGCAAGCTTAAATTCTATCCTACAGTTAAAAAGCTTAAATACATCCCGCAAGACTCAGATATTGATAAGGTATGCTGCGCCTGTTGGGAACATCAGCAGAAACTAATCATATTTTGTCTGGAGTCCGGTTGCCGGGTATCTGAAGCCCTAAGAGCGACAGACAATGACATTGATCTTGATATGGGGCTTCTGACCCTCTGGACCCGAAAAAAGCGGGATAGCCATCTTACCTATAGGCGGATACCTTTGCCTGAGAGATTAAGGCCCTACAAGGACGGAAAGGGGAGGTTATTTAAGGAATGGAGGGAGTACCCAAGATTCCTTGAGAAGACTTGCAGGGAAATTGGGGTGAAACCCTTCGGTTTTCATGCCTTCCGTCACCGCTATGCCTCTCTGCTTGCTCGTGACCGTTTACCCCTTACCACAATCCAAGCTTGCCTTGGCCATGACTCCGCCGTAACTACCGCTAAATACCTTCAAGCACTCGGTTTTCAATATTAA